In the genome of Spartobacteria bacterium, one region contains:
- a CDS encoding type II toxin-antitoxin system Phd/YefM family antitoxin, whose amino-acid sequence MVTASALRKNIYHMLDEVLESGRPLEVNRKGRILKISIDNDVGSRLKRIRKHDSLTVDPEELVHLDWSEN is encoded by the coding sequence AGAAAAAATATATATCATATGCTGGATGAGGTTTTAGAATCCGGTAGGCCGCTGGAAGTCAACAGAAAGGGGCGTATACTAAAAATTTCAATAGATAATGATGTCGGTTCTCGCCTGAAACGAATCCGTAAACATGATTCTTTGACCGTGGATCCAGAAGAATTGGTCCATTTGGATTGGTCAGAAAATTGA